One Candidatus Blochmannia vicinus DNA window includes the following coding sequences:
- the map gene encoding type I methionyl aminopeptidase, whose amino-acid sequence MTIIIKTSEDIEKMRIAGKLAAEVLEMIGSYIQPGISTGKLDAICHHYITKTQHAISAPLGYHGFPKSICTSINDVVCHGIPNDLHKLKEGDIINIDVTVIKDGLYADTSKMFAVGQSTKLGYDLCQITQKSLYLAINMIKPGIRLKRIGQSIQKFVETQNFSIVREYCGHGIGKFFHEDPHVLHYDADDEGVILQSGMTLTIEPMVNAGSHHIYTESDGWTVRTRDHNLSAQYEHTIVITENGCEVLTLRSDESFPSTINHNS is encoded by the coding sequence ATGACGATTATTATCAAAACATCTGAAGATATAGAAAAAATGCGAATCGCTGGAAAGTTAGCTGCAGAAGTATTAGAAATGATTGGTTCCTATATTCAACCTGGCATTAGTACTGGAAAATTAGATGCAATCTGTCATCATTATATTACGAAAACACAACATGCTATTTCTGCTCCTCTTGGTTATCACGGGTTTCCTAAATCTATTTGTACTTCCATTAATGATGTAGTATGTCATGGAATTCCAAATGATTTACATAAATTAAAAGAAGGCGATATCATAAACATTGATGTTACTGTAATTAAAGATGGATTATATGCTGATACTTCTAAAATGTTTGCCGTTGGTCAGTCAACGAAGTTGGGATACGACTTATGTCAAATTACTCAAAAAAGTCTTTATTTGGCAATTAATATGATTAAACCAGGGATACGTTTGAAACGTATAGGTCAATCTATTCAAAAATTTGTGGAGACACAAAACTTTTCAATAGTAAGGGAATATTGTGGACATGGCATTGGAAAATTTTTCCATGAGGATCCTCATGTGTTACATTATGATGCTGACGATGAAGGCGTTATATTACAATCTGGAATGACGTTAACAATAGAACCTATGGTAAATGCGGGTAGCCATCATATTTATACTGAAAGTGATGGATGGACAGTAAGGACAAGAGATCATAATTTATCTGCACAATATGAACATACTATTGTTATTACGGAAAATGGATGTGAAGTTTTAACGTTACGTTCTGATGAATCTTTCCCGTCTACTATTAATCATAATAGTTAA
- the rpsB gene encoding 30S ribosomal protein S2, whose translation MDKLSIRNLLQAGVHFGHQTRYWNPKMKPFIFGVRNKIHIINLETTILMFKQALVELNKIASLKGKILFVGTKRAASESIKKTALACNQFFVNHRWLGGMLTNWKTVRQSIKRLKDLETQSQDGTFKKVTKKEALILNRELINLENSLGGIKNMGGLPDAIFAIGATHEHIAIKEANSLGIPVFAIVDTNSNPDEIDFIIPGNDDAIRAINLYLDIISNVIHIDCAQ comes from the coding sequence ATGGATAAACTTTCTATACGTAACCTGCTTCAGGCCGGTGTTCATTTCGGCCACCAAACTCGTTATTGGAACCCTAAAATGAAACCCTTTATTTTTGGAGTTCGTAATAAAATACATATTATTAACTTAGAAACAACTATATTAATGTTTAAACAAGCTTTAGTTGAACTAAACAAAATTGCTTCATTAAAAGGAAAAATTTTATTTGTAGGTACCAAAAGAGCAGCCAGTGAATCCATTAAAAAAACAGCACTTGCCTGTAATCAATTTTTTGTCAATCATCGTTGGTTAGGAGGGATGTTAACCAATTGGAAAACAGTACGCCAATCTATAAAACGTTTAAAAGACCTAGAAACTCAATCTCAAGATGGTACTTTTAAAAAAGTAACTAAAAAAGAAGCATTAATATTAAATCGTGAGCTTATTAATTTAGAAAATAGTTTAGGAGGTATTAAAAACATGGGTGGGCTGCCAGATGCTATTTTTGCTATCGGAGCAACACATGAACATATTGCTATAAAAGAAGCAAATAGTTTAGGCATTCCAGTCTTTGCAATCGTTGATACGAATTCTAATCCAGATGAAATAGACTTTATTATTCCAGGCAACGATGATGCCATACGTGCGATTAATCTGTATTTAGATATAATATCTAACGTAATACATATAGATTGCGCTCAATAG
- the tsf gene encoding translation elongation factor Ts produces the protein MEKKLININNDLIKELRKRTSIGVVECKQALIKANGNIELAIDNMRKSGLKTAYKKSGRATSSGLIAVEITSNKQYGIMIEINCETDFVAKDSTFQEFAKTVRITALNEKINSIDVLKTRFEEQRSNIISQVGENINIRRFIVLMGNFLGCYVHGSKIGVIVNVSGDATADLVKHIAMHIAAKNPKYINVDDIPKDAMIREYRIQMDIAVKSGKSYKIAEKITEGRMNKFLNDIVLIKQNFIMDDNKTIEQLLTEYHIRINNFVRFELGENM, from the coding sequence ATGGAAAAAAAATTAATTAACATTAATAATGACTTAATCAAAGAATTACGCAAACGTACTAGCATTGGAGTTGTAGAATGTAAGCAGGCTTTAATTAAAGCTAATGGAAATATTGAATTGGCCATAGACAATATGAGAAAATCTGGCCTAAAAACTGCTTATAAAAAATCTGGACGCGCAACATCATCAGGCTTAATCGCAGTAGAAATTACATCTAATAAACAATATGGTATTATGATAGAAATCAATTGTGAAACTGATTTTGTAGCCAAAGATAGCACTTTTCAAGAATTCGCTAAAACTGTTAGAATTACAGCATTAAATGAAAAAATTAACAGTATTGACGTATTAAAAACTAGATTTGAAGAACAACGTTCCAATATAATTTCACAAGTTGGAGAAAATATAAATATTCGTAGGTTTATTGTGTTAATGGGTAATTTTTTAGGATGTTATGTACATGGCTCTAAAATTGGTGTAATAGTAAATGTTAGTGGCGATGCGACTGCAGATTTAGTTAAACATATCGCTATGCATATTGCAGCTAAAAACCCCAAATACATTAATGTAGATGATATCCCAAAAGATGCAATGATTCGTGAGTATCGTATTCAAATGGATATTGCCGTAAAATCTGGAAAATCATATAAAATTGCAGAAAAAATAACTGAAGGACGCATGAATAAATTTTTAAATGACATTGTATTAATAAAACAAAACTTCATAATGGATGATAACAAAACAATAGAACAATTATTAACTGAATATCATATCAGAATTAATAATTTTGTTCGTTTTGAATTGGGAGAGAATATGTAA
- the pyrH gene encoding UMP kinase: MVTHTKPIYRRIVLKMSGEALQGAEGFGIDTTALNRMVIEVKELVNIGVQIGIVMGGGNLFRGTGLAQAGINRIVGDHIGMLATIMNGLAMRSALHRAYVHSHLMSAIPLSGVCDHYNWVKAINLLSNNWVVIFAAGTGNPLFTTDSAACLRGIEVKADVVLKATKVDGVFSTDPIQHPDATLYEHLSYRDVLERELKVMDLTAFTLAREHNLPIRIFNINKLGALKRIIMGYKEGTLITK; this comes from the coding sequence ATGGTAACTCACACAAAGCCAATTTATCGGCGTATCGTGCTTAAAATGAGTGGAGAAGCTCTACAAGGCGCCGAAGGTTTTGGAATAGATACCACTGCATTAAATCGGATGGTTATAGAAGTTAAAGAACTAGTTAATATAGGCGTTCAAATTGGTATAGTCATGGGAGGAGGTAATTTATTTCGTGGTACTGGATTAGCTCAAGCCGGTATAAATCGAATAGTTGGAGACCATATTGGAATGTTAGCAACTATCATGAATGGGTTAGCTATGAGGAGTGCATTACATCGCGCTTATGTCCATTCCCATTTAATGTCAGCTATTCCACTAAGTGGAGTATGTGATCATTATAATTGGGTGAAAGCCATTAATTTACTATCTAATAATTGGGTAGTAATTTTTGCTGCTGGCACTGGTAATCCTTTATTCACTACTGATTCTGCAGCTTGTTTGCGCGGTATTGAAGTTAAAGCAGATGTAGTACTTAAAGCAACTAAAGTAGACGGAGTATTTTCCACTGATCCAATCCAACATCCTGATGCTACACTATATGAACATTTAAGTTACAGAGATGTATTAGAACGTGAGCTGAAAGTTATGGATTTAACCGCGTTTACATTAGCACGAGAACATAACTTACCAATACGTATATTTAATATTAATAAACTTGGAGCATTAAAAAGAATAATAATGGGATATAAAGAAGGGACTTTAATAACCAAGTAA
- the frr gene encoding ribosome recycling factor has protein sequence MMNTINNIQTNSETDMKRCIKNFKININNIHIGRISPNMLNNIRIDYYGTPTPLSQLANAIAKNSRTLTITVFDQKIIKSIEKAIFMSNLGLIPVSYGNIIQVTLPSLTEERRHALIKMVRTEAEKSKISIRNVRRLANDKIKILIKNKEINEDEEHDFQNKIQKLTNIWIKEIDVILTKKESELMQF, from the coding sequence GTGATGAATACAATTAATAATATTCAAACAAATTCAGAAACTGATATGAAAAGATGCATCAAAAACTTTAAAATCAATATAAATAACATTCATATAGGTCGTATTTCTCCAAATATGTTAAATAATATCCGAATAGATTACTATGGAACACCAACTCCATTATCTCAATTAGCAAATGCTATAGCAAAAAATTCGCGTACATTAACTATTACTGTTTTTGATCAGAAAATAATTAAATCAATAGAAAAAGCCATTTTTATGTCTAATTTAGGATTAATTCCTGTTTCTTATGGTAATATTATTCAAGTTACATTGCCTTCGTTAACTGAAGAGCGCCGTCATGCTTTAATAAAAATGGTACGAACTGAGGCAGAAAAAAGTAAAATCTCCATAAGAAATGTACGTCGCCTTGCTAATGATAAAATCAAGATTTTGATTAAAAACAAAGAGATTAATGAAGATGAAGAGCATGATTTTCAAAATAAAATTCAAAAATTAACCAATATTTGGATTAAAGAAATTGATGTTATCTTGACAAAAAAAGAATCAGAATTAATGCAATTCTAA
- the ispC gene encoding 1-deoxy-D-xylulose-5-phosphate reductoisomerase, giving the protein MQSLTILGSTGSIGKATLSVIQQHTDKFFVYALIAKNNVSVMTEQCIMVRPKFACMICEDSAKKLKKNLITAGKHNIEVLSGSINACELAAIDDVDMVMSAIVGIAGLKPTFSALRAGKKILLANKEILVTCGKLFMQESRRYHSCILPIDSEHNAIFQNLPVTCQKNLGHLSISEYGISRIVLTASGGIFFKIPQEKLATITPEQACVHPNWSMGRKISVDSATMMNKGLEYIEARHLFNAAPHEIEILLHPQSIVHAMVYYKDGNILAHLAPPDMTIPIAYAMAYPNRIKLKPSSNISVDCFNKLSFYQLDNQKYPCLQLAIDADNCSQAATIILNAANEVAVEAFLNRMISFTAIPNIIRHVLDKINLDDPNNIEDVLYIDQKAREKAISICIE; this is encoded by the coding sequence ATGCAATCTTTAACAATTTTAGGTAGTACTGGATCTATTGGAAAGGCCACTCTTTCCGTAATACAACAACACACTGATAAATTTTTTGTATACGCATTAATAGCTAAAAATAATGTTTCCGTAATGACAGAACAATGTATAATGGTGCGCCCCAAATTTGCATGTATGATCTGTGAAGATTCTGCAAAAAAATTGAAAAAAAATTTAATTACAGCTGGCAAACATAATATTGAAGTACTATCTGGCTCAATAAACGCCTGTGAATTAGCAGCGATTGATGATGTTGATATGGTTATGTCAGCCATAGTCGGAATTGCTGGATTAAAACCTACTTTTTCTGCATTACGTGCTGGTAAAAAAATATTGTTGGCAAATAAAGAAATTTTAGTTACTTGTGGAAAATTGTTTATGCAAGAATCTAGACGATATCATTCATGTATACTACCTATAGATAGCGAACATAATGCAATTTTTCAAAATTTACCAGTAACATGTCAAAAAAATTTAGGACATTTATCCATATCTGAGTATGGTATCTCTCGTATCGTACTAACCGCATCTGGAGGAATTTTTTTTAAAATACCACAAGAAAAATTAGCCACAATAACACCAGAACAGGCTTGTGTGCATCCCAACTGGTCTATGGGGCGTAAAATATCAGTAGATTCTGCTACTATGATGAATAAAGGATTAGAATATATAGAAGCGCGCCATTTATTTAATGCCGCACCTCATGAAATAGAAATTTTATTGCATCCTCAATCTATTGTCCATGCTATGGTATACTATAAAGATGGAAATATCTTAGCACATTTAGCTCCTCCAGACATGACAATTCCTATTGCGTATGCAATGGCTTATCCTAACAGAATTAAATTGAAACCCTCATCTAATATAAGTGTGGATTGTTTCAACAAATTAAGTTTTTATCAATTAGATAACCAAAAGTACCCTTGCTTGCAATTAGCAATAGATGCTGATAATTGTAGTCAAGCAGCAACTATTATTTTAAACGCAGCAAATGAAGTTGCCGTAGAAGCATTTTTAAACAGAATGATTTCCTTCACTGCAATTCCTAATATTATTCGTCATGTACTTGATAAAATAAATTTAGATGATCCTAATAATATAGAAGATGTTTTATATATTGATCAAAAAGCTCGTGAAAAAGCAATATCAATATGTATTGAATGA